The sequence CGTCGGATTTCGAGCTGAAGACGCAGGACAAGGTGGGAGCGGATGGCGCCGGTTAAACGCACATAATACCGAACGAGTAGCCCGGACAAGGCCCGCAGGGCCGCCTCCGGCAATCACCGTTTGGTCCACCTCCGCCCCCGGATAGCACTGCGCACCATCCGGGCTGTACGGTTGGCCGTCCGTCGTCAGCCCACCCTATGCCCGCTCGGGCGCCTGCACGGTCGACGCATTGATGGCGCTCCCTTGGCGCGTTAGCATGATCACGACCCATTCCATGCTCAATGTCGGCTTGTCATCGACCGAAGCCTTCAACGCGAAGCTCAGATAACCGCGGTCGTTGCGTTTGCTCGACACGCGCTTGTCGACAAGGGTCACTTCAACGTCGAGCGTGTCGCCGGGGAACCATGGTCGCAGCCACTTGAGATTGTCGATACCCGGCGCACCTACCGCATGGGTGTCGAGAAGCACGTCGCGGCAAAACGGCCCGAAGCACATCAACTGGGTCTGGAAGCCAGACGCTGCAAGCCGGCCAAAATGCGTTCGTGCGGCCGCCTCCTCGTCCAGATGAAAACG comes from Denitromonas sp. and encodes:
- a CDS encoding MaoC/PaaZ C-terminal domain-containing protein, with protein sequence MQGQRNTKPLYFEDFEEGRIYRYQVPGLTPDAIKAFAAEYDPQRFHLDEEAAARTHFGRLAASGFQTQLMCFGPFCRDVLLDTHAVGAPGIDNLKWLRPWFPGDTLDVEVTLVDKRVSSKRNDRGYLSFALKASVDDKPTLSMEWVVIMLTRQGSAINASTVQAPERA